One window from the genome of Solea solea chromosome 13, fSolSol10.1, whole genome shotgun sequence encodes:
- the LOC131471807 gene encoding uncharacterized protein LOC131471807, whose protein sequence is MRPSVSVTLEPGLEQGVPWGRDLYTFVTSAAGHMMRTLQKPRKNRPSKRQVNHRRFLHNMIQRKFADIEAANHRLASALYFKDEEKTLTSQQSQEEAAAGPLQTGLLQEPEKCSVHVVAGDISESTTDASIDSQQTEVGEENHPDSPDLQKQPLKSQPNSSTSKTVNQANKRKKEESGKHKLDESPSVSSPEGTDYYHRADDFHTDYYTDESPLESINNLPDNTQTALQNSSFVQSPACSPELSPLSLDSCDFSIQMFTDISTCTQSQKSIIDIAESPWADIMDLFSIGNKDIGGSLDVGAFQSICACQDDVGQEVSVENQSDGFTQRMCSNTSEMEDLHYQSCEYRHSCQEDHESTQFNHFRLSQDSDVTQNQLNMPISCHYNMSHLPTYQQHEQLIHCMQVNCENNPHLTPFEGVAQSFCAPPSKPDHRPIPTPPHEDDWLFPDILKERTSPDC, encoded by the exons ATGCGACCGTCTGTCTCTGTTACTCTGGAGCCCGGGTTGGAGCAAGGGGTCCCTTGGGGTCGTGACCTCTACACTTTTGTAACCTCAGCAGCGGGTCACATGATGAGGACCCTGCAGAAACCACGAAAGAACCGACCGTCCAAGCGGCAGGTTAACCATCGGCGCTTTCTGCACAACATGATCCAGAG AAAGTTTGCAGATATAGAGGCAGCAAACCACCGACTAGCATCAGCTCTTTATTTTAAGGATGAAGAGAAAACCTTAACCTCACAGCAGTCACAGGAGGAAGCAGCTGCAGGCCCGTTACAGACTGGCCTGTTACAAGAACCAGAGAAATGCAGTGTTCACGTAGTAGCAGGTGACATCTCAGAGTCTACAACTGACGCCTCTATTGACTCACAACAAACTGAGGTCGGTGAAGAGAATCATCCAGACTCGCCAGACCTTCAGAAACAGCCTCTAAAGTCCCAGCCCAACAGCAGCACCTCTAAAACAGTCAACCAGGCcaacaaaagaaagaaggaggagAGTGGAAAACATAAACTGGATGAATCCCCATCTGTTAGCTCTCCAGAAGGGACAGACTATTATCACAGGGCAGATGACTTTCATACTGACTATTACACTGATGAAAGTCCACTGGAGTCAATCAACAACCTCCCAGATAACACGCAAACTGCTCTACAGAACTCAAGCTTCGTCCAGTCACCTGCCTGCTCTCCAGAGCTGTCTCCGTTGTCTCTTGACTCTTGCGACTTCTCCATCCAAATGTTCACAGACATCTCGACCTGCACACAGTCTCAGAAGAGCATCATCGACATTGCAGAGAGTCCGTGGGCAGACATAATGGATTTATTCAGCATTGGCAACAAGGACATCGGAGGCAGCCTGGACGTGGGAGCTTTCCAAAGTATCTGCGCGTGCCAAGATGATGTGGGTCAAGAGGTCAGTGTGGAAAACCAGTCAGATGGCTTCACACAAAGGATGTGCAGCAACACATCGGAGATGGAGGACCTACACTACCAGAGCTGTGAATATAGACATAGCTGTCAGGAAGACCATGAATCGACCCAATTCAACCATTTTAGATTATCTCAAGATTCAGATGTCACACAAAACCAGCTCAACATGCCAATCAGCTGTCACTACAACATGTCACACCTGCCCACATACCAACAACATGAGCAACTTATTCACTGTATGCAGGTAAACTGTGAAAATAATCCACATTTGACACCTTTTGAGGGAGTTGCTCAGTCATTCTGTGCCCCTCCTTCTAAACCTGACCATCGTCCAATACCAACGCCACCACATGAGGATGACTGGCTGTTTCCTGATATCCTCAAAGAGAGGACGTCACCTGACTGCTAA
- the si:ch211-120k19.1 gene encoding mpv17-like protein codes for MNRTWALFKAHPYISNVLGYTTLFASADVIQQSVLGGKHTAGSTSEGSTGIDWCQTARVATVGFCFHANFNYQWLRWLERMLPGGGVKAVTGKVVVDQLVAAPLTISAFYIGLSLLENKKDPLEDWRQKFWTSYKTGVVYWSTMQAVNFALVPPVARTAFLGGIALTFTIFLCHLRQKDSHKLE; via the exons ATGAACCGGACATGGGCTTTGTTCAAGGCTCACCCGTACATCAGTAACGTCCTGGGATACACTACTCTGTTTGCCTCAGCTGATGTGATACAGCAGAGCGTGCTGGGAGGCAAACACACTGCTGGGTCCACATCAGAGGGTTCAACTGGCATCGACTGGTGTCAGACGGCTCGGGTGGCGACTGTCGGCTTCTGTTTCCATGCCAACTTCAACTATCAGTGGCTCAGGTGGCTGGAGAGGATGCTCCCGGGGGGCGGAGTCAAGGCAGTGACAGGAAAAGTTGTGGTGGATCAGCTGGTGGCAGCACCACTCACCATCAGTGCCTTTTATATCG GTTTAAGTTTACTTGAAAACAAGAAGGACCCACTTGAAGATTGGAGACAGAAATTCTGGACATCTTACAAG aCTGGAGTAGTATATTGGTCAACAATGCAG GCAGTGAACTTTGCTCTGGTTCCCCCTGTGGCACGGACAGCGTTTCTCGGAGGCATTGCGCTGACTTTCACAATCTTCTTGTGCCACCTCAGACAGAAGGACAGCCACAAACTTGAATGA